ATCGTCTTGAGAAATTCCTGGGCGGTATTAAGAACATGAAGGGTCTTCCAAGCGCTCTGTTCATCATCGATCCTCGTAAAGAGCGTATCGCTGTTGCAGAAGCACGTAAATTGGGTATCCCAATCGTTGGTATCGTTGACACCAACTGTGATCCGGACGAAATCGACTATGTTATCCCAGGTAACGACGACGCGATCCGCGCTGTTAAATTGCTGACAGGTAAAATGGCCGATGCAGTTGTAGAAGCTCATCAGGGCGAAGAAACAACAGCCTAATTACGGTTGCACGTATAAAGAATGAATTAAATGAAAAGGGTGGTTGGTAGGTGGATAACCTCTCACTACCCTTTTTTTAAGGTCAGAATGTGAAAAAATGCTGGAAACGCAGCATGATAAAGTTAATTATAATTGGAGGGAATTTCAATGGCAGTATCAGCTAGTGCGGTAAAAGAGCTTCGTGAAAGAACAGGCGCAGGTATGCTTGATTGCAAAAAAGCGCTCGACGAAACAAATGGTGATATCGACAAAGCGATCGCGCTTCTTCGCGAAAAAGGTTTGTCTGCAGCTGCTAATAAAGCAGGACGTATCGCTACTGAAGGTGTTGTAGAATCTTACATCCACGGCGGCGGACGCATCGGCGTTCTCGTTGAAATCAACTGCGAAACCGACTTTGTTGGTAAAACAGATCAATTCAAAGAGTTTGCACGTGATATCGCTATGCACATCGCAGCGGCAAGCCCGAAATATGTTCGTCGTGAAGAAGTTCCTGCTGATGAGTTGGAAAAAGAAAAAGAAATCTTGAAAGCTCAAGCACTTAACGAAGGCAAGCCTGAGAAAATCGTTGAAAAAATGGTTGAAGGCCGCATCAACAAGTACTATGAAGAGTACTGCCTGCTTGATCAGTCTTTCGTTAAAGATCCAGACAAAACAATCAGCACACTGTTGAACGAAAAAATCAGCACGATCGGTGAAAACATCTCCATTCGTCGTTTTGTCCGCTACGAGCTGGGTGAAGGTCTTGAGAAGAAGCAAGAAAACTTCGCAGAAGAAGTTATGGCCCAAGTGAATAAATAAGCCGATCAGGCTAAACATAGCTTTAAAAAAGAGTGGAACACTTCGTGTTCCTTCTTTTTTAAAAATATAAGGAAGTATAACATTTCAGTTATACTTGGCTTATATTTCTCGCAGAAACGATCATCGTTCTTTGATAAGGACGACGAAGTCGTTTCTACTTGGATATAGGAAGGTAGAAACACCATAGGAGACGGCTTCCCTATATCGCAAGAAAAACTTCCGCTTAAAGCGGTCTGTCTCCTTTGGGATACATCGATATATGTTTTTCTTTAGAGATAAGAAAGTGTGAAAATCCGGAGTAAAGACTACCCTTATCTCGTAGGAACAACTTCATCTAAAAGGCGGTCTGCTTCCTAGAAGGTGTGTCGATAGACGTTTCCTTTGCGAAACGGATGTTTTTACCCGATTTTTATAAGCCGTCAAGCAGTGTTTTGCGTCTGTCTGTCGTTTTTCAAACGGGCGTCTTTCGAAAGGCGCCGTCTTAAAGTGGAGGGTAATCATTTGGAACAGCCTGTATTTAAACGAGTTATTTTGAAGGTCAGCGGGGAATCCCTGTCAGGCCAGAACGGTTATGGAATCGACGCCGAGACCATTACTTCCATCGCTGAACAAGTTCAAGAAGTTGTTGCGCTTGGCGTAGAAGTAGCGATTGTGTGCGGTGGGGGCAACATTTGGCGCGGCATCGCCGGCAGTGCGAACGGTATCGACCGTGCAACGGCTGATTACATGGGGATGCTTGCAACGGTGATGAACTCATTGGCTCTTCAGGATGCACTGGAACAGATCGGTGTGCCTACCCGGGTTCAAACATCAATCTCCATGCAACAAATCGCTGAGCCTTACATTCGCCGCAGAGCGATCCGTCACCTGGAAAAAGGACGCGTCGTTATTTTTGCGGCAGGAACAGGTAACCCGTATTTCTCAACAGATACAACGGCTGCTCTAAGAGCTGCTGAAATCGAAGCCGAAGTTATTCTTATGGCGAAAAACAAAGTGGATGGCGTTTATTCAGCTGATCCATTCAAGGATGAAACGGCTGAGAAGTATGAACAACTTACTTACCTTGATGTGTTGAATAAAAACCTGGGTGTTATGGATTCAACAGCATCCTCATTATGCATGGACAATAACATTCCGCTTATTGTATTTGCAATTACTGAGCAAGGTAATATTAAACGAGTCGTTCTTGGCGAGAAGATCGGGACGATCGTTAAAGGGAGTGTAGACTAATGCCACAAACGGTGAAGAAAAATGCAGAAGAACGCATGGAAAAAGCGATTCTGTCATTAAAACGCGATCTCGCTACTCTGCGAGCCGGCCGGGCTAGTTCATCTCTGCTCGACCGAATTCAAGTAGAATATTACGGGGCTCCAACCCCGATTAACCAGCTCGCTAATATCACGACACCGGATTCCCGCACGCTGATGATTCAGCCTTGGGATAAATCTTCGCTCGGTGATATTGAGAAGGCCATTATGAAATCTGATCTGGGATTGACACCGGCAAATGATGGTAATCAAATTCGTTTGTCGATTCCTGCTCTAACAGAAGAGCGCAGAACAGATCTAGTCAAAATGACGAAGAAATTCGGCGAGGAAGCGAAAGTGGCCATCCGCAACATTCGCCGGGATGCCAACGACGACATTAAAAAACTGGAGAAAACCGATATTTCCGAGGATGAGTCACGGAGACATCAGGAAGATATCCAGAAGGCTACGGATAAATATATCGCAGAAGTCGACAAAGTGCTCGTTGCTAAAGAAAAAGAAATCATGGAAGTATAAGAGACTTCGGCCCCTCCGGTAAAGGTGGGGTTTGTCTCTTTTTTGCAGAAAGATGCCTGGAGGAAATTTGGAATGATCAAACGGGTTCGATCGTGGTTGAATCAGGAGAACAGTCAGCAGGCGCCCCGGCTCTCTCCGGACAACATCCCTCATCATGTGGCCATTATTATGGACGGCAACGGCCGCTGGGCTAAGAAACGCGGGTTACCGCGTATTTTTGGACACCAGAGCGGTATGAAGGCTGTCAAAAAAGCTACTATTGCGGCGGATAATTTGGGGATCAAAATTTTGACGATGTATGCTTTTTCAACGGAAAACTGGAAGCGTCCCAAGGATGAGGTCGATTTCCTGATGAAGCTTCCGCAGGAGTTTCTGGCGATTGAGTTGGAAGAATTGATAGAGAAAAACGTCCGGGTAACGATGATGGGCCATCCGGAAGATCTTCCCTCGCATACGCTGGAGGCCATGCAAGAAGCGGTTGCAAGGACGGCGAATAATGATGGGCTTGTTTTGAATTTTGCGTTGAATTACGGCAGCCGCAAGGAGATCACCGAATGTGTCAAAGCGTTGGGGCGGGACATTGGCGAGGGGACCCTTCGGCCTGAGGATATTACCGAAGAACTGATAGGCAAAAGGCTTCTTTCGGGCGATCTACCAGATCCGGACTTGTTAATCCGAACGAGCGGTGAACTACGGCTCAGCAATTTTATGCTGTGGCAGCTCGCATACAGCGAATTATGGTTTACCGATGTTTTATGGCCTGAGTTTACCAGTGAACATTTGGTTGAAGCTGTTGCTGAATATCAACACAGAACAAGACGCTACGGCGGTCTAAAGTAGTTATGGAGGATGGGACGTAATGAAACAGCGAATAATTACCGGAATTGTAGCGGGAGCTGTCTTTTTAGGGTTATGTTTCATGGGCGGCCTTTGGTATCATTTTCTTGTCCTTGCTATGTCTTTGATCGGTTATTATGAATTTGTTAAGATGACGAAGGCTGCACCGTTCGGTGGAACGGCGGTCATTGGCTATCTTGGCGTACTGATGTTTGTGTTCCCATGGAATCTGCTGGATATTGCATTCCCGCTTCCATGGGGGAGTGGGACATG
Above is a window of Paenibacillus uliginis N3/975 DNA encoding:
- the tsf gene encoding translation elongation factor Ts, with product MAVSASAVKELRERTGAGMLDCKKALDETNGDIDKAIALLREKGLSAAANKAGRIATEGVVESYIHGGGRIGVLVEINCETDFVGKTDQFKEFARDIAMHIAAASPKYVRREEVPADELEKEKEILKAQALNEGKPEKIVEKMVEGRINKYYEEYCLLDQSFVKDPDKTISTLLNEKISTIGENISIRRFVRYELGEGLEKKQENFAEEVMAQVNK
- the pyrH gene encoding UMP kinase produces the protein MEQPVFKRVILKVSGESLSGQNGYGIDAETITSIAEQVQEVVALGVEVAIVCGGGNIWRGIAGSANGIDRATADYMGMLATVMNSLALQDALEQIGVPTRVQTSISMQQIAEPYIRRRAIRHLEKGRVVIFAAGTGNPYFSTDTTAALRAAEIEAEVILMAKNKVDGVYSADPFKDETAEKYEQLTYLDVLNKNLGVMDSTASSLCMDNNIPLIVFAITEQGNIKRVVLGEKIGTIVKGSVD
- the frr gene encoding ribosome recycling factor, producing the protein MPQTVKKNAEERMEKAILSLKRDLATLRAGRASSSLLDRIQVEYYGAPTPINQLANITTPDSRTLMIQPWDKSSLGDIEKAIMKSDLGLTPANDGNQIRLSIPALTEERRTDLVKMTKKFGEEAKVAIRNIRRDANDDIKKLEKTDISEDESRRHQEDIQKATDKYIAEVDKVLVAKEKEIMEV
- a CDS encoding isoprenyl transferase, which gives rise to MIKRVRSWLNQENSQQAPRLSPDNIPHHVAIIMDGNGRWAKKRGLPRIFGHQSGMKAVKKATIAADNLGIKILTMYAFSTENWKRPKDEVDFLMKLPQEFLAIELEELIEKNVRVTMMGHPEDLPSHTLEAMQEAVARTANNDGLVLNFALNYGSRKEITECVKALGRDIGEGTLRPEDITEELIGKRLLSGDLPDPDLLIRTSGELRLSNFMLWQLAYSELWFTDVLWPEFTSEHLVEAVAEYQHRTRRYGGLK